One window of the Rosa rugosa chromosome 3, drRosRugo1.1, whole genome shotgun sequence genome contains the following:
- the LOC133736452 gene encoding uncharacterized protein LOC133736452, producing MSSARNTMTGMDSESIKKYLFQTAMKSQWEEVVRAYRQNKQAHKARITKSGDTALHIAVLDGQEERVEELVNLVSEKELALEALEIQNERGNTPLHLAAAQGNVRMCECIAKGRASLVGIFNKDKETPLFLAALHGKKDAFLCLHYICTPKNPDKSPPKNPDKSPPQSSDKSPPNYNYCRREDGETILHRAIAGDYFDLAFQIIALYEGLVNSVNEVGFSPLHLLASKPSAFKSGSHLRPWSIIIYHCILIDELKVEEADHFHERVIKTINSEKASEYPENYKTCINFLLVFWKMAKALVTRKEDGHRMQGTNIPAGKGSTDPENPEPKGGNPGHYNACFDYVKLLSKAMLIVLGLGSTEIQKIRNKKEKHKWAVQIMDKLLEKALMYEYEDSGMNPQEATTDETRPYKISDGGHHITLGDIQVPEGVIGEGSEVTQNKTPYELEKKETPILIAAKNGVTEMVEKILEHFPVAIHDLNAQKKNIVLLAVEHTQPHVYQLLLKRKIMRESVFCKVDKDGNSALHLAAKLGDYKPWLIPGAALQMQWEIKWHEFVKNSMPFHFFVRYNQKSQTARDIFTETHTEIVKDGGNWLANTSQSCSVVAALIATVAFATASTVPGGTKEENGKPTFENQPAFDVFSIASLVALCFSVTAMVMFLAILTSRYQERDFGKELPRKLLFGLTSLFVSIAAMLVSFCAGHFFVLKDELKYAAFPVYAITCLPVSFFAIAQFPLYVDLVWATFKKVPQRSYKD from the exons ATGTCTTCTGCCAGAAATACCATGACCGGCATGGACAGTGAGAGCATCAAGAAATACTTGTTCCAGACAGCCATGAAAAGCCAATGGGAAGAAGTTGTCCGAGCATATAGGCAAAACAAGCAGGCTCACAAGGCAAGGATCACCAAGTCAGGTGACACAGCATTGCACATAGCAGTGTTAGATGGCCAAGAGGAACGTGTTGAAGAACTAGTAAACCTGGTTTCCGAAAAGGAGCTGGCGCTGGAGGCGCTGGAAATCCAAAATGAGCGAGGGAACACCCCTCTCCATTTGGCTGCAGCACAGGGGAATGTGAGAATGTGTGAATGCATTGCCAAAGGTCGTGCTTCTTTGGTTGGTATTTTCAACAAAGATAAAGAGACGCCTCTCTTCTTGGCTGCTCTCCATGGTAAAAAAGATGCCTTCTTGTGTCTCCACTACATTTGTACTCCTAAGAATCCTGACAAGTCTCCTCCTAAGAATCCTGACAAGTCTCCTCCTCAGAGTTCTGACAAGTCTCCTCCAAACTACAATTACTGTAGGAGGGAAGATGGAGAGACTATCTTGCATCGTGCAATTGCTGGGGACTACTTTG ATTTGGCATTTCAGATAATAGCACTGTATGAAGGTCTAGTTAATTCTGTTAATGAAGTAGGGTTTTCCCCTCTCCATCTTCTGGCTAGTAAGCCTTCTGCCTTTAAAAGTGGTAGCCACCTTAGACCTTGGAGCATAATCATTTACCACT GTATATTGATCGATGAGCTGAAGGTGGAAGAAGCAGATCACTTCCATGAGCGGGTAATTAAGACAATTAACTCTGAAAAGGCTTCAGAATACCCAGAAAACTATAAAACCTGCATCAACTTCTTGCTAGTGTTCTGGAAGATGGCTAAAGCATTAG TTACTCGTAAAGAAGACGGCCATAGAATGCAGGGAACGAATATTCCTGCAGGAAAAGGATCTACAGATCCAGAGAACCCTGAACCTAAAGGAGGAAATCCAGGTCATTACAATGCCTGCTTTGATTATGTCAAGCTTTTATCAAAGGCAATGCTGATTGTTCTTGGACTAG GGTCTACGGAGATACAGAAGATAAGgaacaagaaagaaaagcacAAATGGGCTGTTCAGATCATGGACAAGCTATTAGAAAAAGCTTTAATGTATGAATATGAAGACAGTGGTATGAACCCGCAGGAAGCAACAACGGATGAAACAAGGCCTTACAAAATTTCTGATGGTGGCCACCATATCACCCTTGGAGACATTCAAGTACCAGAAGGAGTCATTGGAGAAG GGTCAGAAGTGACACAGAATAAAACCCCTTATGAGCTGGAAAAGAAGGAAACACCGATATTGATTGCTGCGAAGAATGGCGTGACTGAAATGGTCGAGAAGATCCTAGAACATTTTCCAGTGGCCATACATGACCTTAATGCACAGAAAAAGAATATAGTTCTGTTGGCTGTGGAGCACACGCAACCCCATGTGTACCAACTCTTGCTAAAGAGAAAGATCATGAGAGAAAGCGTTTTCTGCAAAGTGGATAAAGATGGCAATAGTGCATTACACCTTGCAGCAAAGTTGGGAGATTACAAGCCTTGGCTAATTCCCGGTGCTGCCTTGCAAATGCAATGGGAAATCAAGTGGCATGAG TTCGTGAAAAACTCAATGCCGTTCCACTTCTTCGTCCGCTACAACCAGAAAAGCCAAACCGCAAGGGACATCTTCACCGAAACCCACACAGAGATCGTTAAAGACGGCGGCAATTGGCTGGCCAACACCTCCCAATCATGCTCCGTCGTCGCCGCCCTCATCGCCACCGTCGCCTTCGCCACCGCATCCACCGTCCCCGGCGGCACAAAAGAGGAAAACGGCAAGCCCACCTTCGAAAACCAGCCGGCGTTCGACGTCTTCAGCATCGCCTCTCTCGTCGCCCTTTGCTTCTCCGTCACGGCAATGGTGATGTTCCTGGCCATTCTGACGTCACGGTATCAGGAGAGGGACTTCGGGAAAGAGCTGCCGAGGAAGCTCCTTTTTGGCCTGACGTCGCTGTTTGTGTCCATCGCTGCGATGCTGGTATCTTTTTGCGCCGGACACTTCTTCGTGCTGAAAGATGAGCTGAAATACGCGGCGTTTCCGGTTTATGCAATAACGTGTTTGCCGGTGTCGTTTTTCGCCATAGCACAGTTTCCGTTGTACGTTGATCTGGTGTGGGCTACGTTTAAGAAGGTGCCGCAGCGGAGTTACAAG GACTGA
- the LOC133738726 gene encoding ETO1-like protein 1 — MRTFFPSESCKESQLNALNPQSWLQVERGKVSKLSSNSNSNSSSSSSSFRSYSSIESLIKVPEPPILPFYKPVDYVEVLAQIHEELELCPPQEQSNLYLLQFQVFRGLGEVKLMRRSLRAAWQKANSVHEKLVFAAWLKYEKQGEDHISDLLSSCGKCAQEFGPVDVLAQFPVDGEASTHQTISMGGNKMSRNVSFKIEDEKIVCDRQKISSLSAPFDAMLNGCFSESLSEDIDLSKNNISASGMKEINEFSKTGSLGEVPPHLLLEILAFANKFCCEKLKDACDRKLASLVSSRDDAVELMEYALEENCRVLAASCLQVFLEDLPNCLNDNRVVELFKHADREQRSIMVGPGSFSLYCLLSEVAMNIDPQSDKTACFLERLVEFSENDRQRLLASHQLGCLRLLRKEYDEAKRLFEEALTAGHIYSVAGLARLDYIKGHKVWSYEKLSSVINSVIPLGWMYQERSLYCEDDKKWEDLEKASELDPTLTYPYMYRAATLMRKNNSQAALAEINRVLGFKLALDCLELRFCFYLTLEDYKSAICDVQAILTLCPDYRMLEGRVAASQLRTLVREHVENWTTADCWLQLYDRWSSVDDIGSLSVIYQMLESDEAKGVLYFRQSLLLLRLNCPEAAMRSLQLARQHASSEHEKLVYEGWILYDTGHCEEGLRKAEESIKIERSFEAFFLKAYALADSSQDPSCSSTVVSLLEDALKCRSDRLRKGQALNNLGSVYVDCAKLELAADCYINALKIRHTRAHQGLARVHFLKNDKAGAYEEMTKLIEKARNNASAYEKRSEYCDRELTKTDLEMVTQLDPLRVYPYRYRAAVLMDSHKEKEAIAELSKAIAFKADLHLLHLRAAFHEHTGNVMGALRDCRAALSVDPNHQEMLELHSRVNSHEP, encoded by the exons ATGAGGACCTTCTTTCCCTCCGAGTCTTGTAAAGAGTCGCAGCTCAATGCTCTCAATCCACAGTCTTGGCTCCAAGTCGAAAGAGGGAAGGTTTCCAAGCTTTcatcaaactcaaactcaaactcttcctcctcctcctcctccttccgtTCATATTCTTCTAT AGAATCTCTTATAAAGGTGCCCGAGCCGCCTATACTCCCATTCTATAAGCCGGTTGATTATGTGGAGGTTTTAGCTCAAATTCATGAAGAACTTGAGTTGTGTCCTCCACAGGAGCAGTCAAATCTTTATTTGTTACAATTCCAGGTCTTTAGGGGCCTTGGAGAAGTCAAGCTGATGCGGAGAAGCCTCCGTGCAGCTTGGCAGAAAGCCAACAGTGTTCATGAGAAGCTCGTATTTGCAGCATGGTTGAAGTATGAGAAGCAAGGGGAAGATCATATTTCTGACTTGCTTTCCTCTTGTGGAAAATGTGCACAGGAGTTTGGGCCAGTAGATGTTTTAGCTCAGTTTCCTGTTGATGGTGAGGCTAGTACCCATCAGACTATCTCAATGGGTGGGAACAAGATGTCAAGAAATGTCAGTTTTAAAATCGAGGATGAGAAAATAGTCTGTGATAGGCAGAAAATATCCAGCCTTTCGGCTCCATTTGATGCCATGCTTAATGGGTGCTTCTCAGAATCACTTAGCGAGGACATAGATTTGTCAAAAAACAATATCTCTGCATCCGGTATGAAGGAAATCAATGAGTTCAGTAAAACAGGCAGTTTGGGTGAAGTCCCTCCACATCTTTTGTTGGAAATATTAGCTTTTGCTAATAAATTTTGTTGCGAAAAGCTCAAAGATGCTTGTGACAGGAAACTTGCTTCCTTAGTGTCTTCTAGAGATGATGCAGTGGAACTCATGGAGTATGCACTTGAAGAGAACTGTCGTGTCCTTGCTGCATCATGTTTACAAGTTTTCTTGGAAGATCTTCCTAATTGTTTGAATGACAACCGGGTGGTGGAGCTGTTCAAGCATGCTGATAGAGAGCAAAGATCGATCATGGTTGGACCAGGCTCATTTTCACTGTACTGTTTATTAAGTGAAGTTGCTATGAACATTGATCCTCAGTCAGATAAAACAGCTTGTTTTCTGGAACGGTTGGTAGAGTTTTCTGAAAATGATAGGCAAAGACTGCTGGCATCTCATCAGTTGGGATGTCTGAGGCTCTTGAGAAAAGAGTATGATGAAGCGAAGCGTCTCTTTGAGGAAGCTTTAACTGCAGGCCATATTTATTCAGTTGCAGGTTTAGCTAGACTGGATTACATCAAAGGCCATAAAGTTTGGTCATATGAAAAGCTGAGCTCTGTGATCAACTCTGTTATTCCTCTTGGATGGATGTACCAGGAGAGGTCATTATACTGTGAAGATGATAAGAAATGGGAAGACCTTGAGAAAGCATCTGAATTGGACCCAACTCTTACTTATCCATACATGTATCGGGCAGCTACACTAATGAGAAAAAACAACTCTCAAGCTGCACTTGCAGAAATTAATCGGGTTCTTGGGTTTAAACTTGCATTGGATTGCTTGGAGCTCCGTTTTTGTTTCTACCTCACTCTTGAGGATTATAAATCAGCCATTTGTGACGTTCAAGCAATTCTTACTCTCTGCCCAGATTATAGGATGTTGGAGGGACGGGTTGCAGCATCCCAACTTCGTACACTTGTCCGTGAGCATGTTGAAAATTGGACAACAGCAGATTGTTGGTTGCAACTGTATGATAGGTGGTCTTCAGTTGATGATATTGGGTCCCTCTCTGTTATTTACCAGATGCTTGAATCTGATGAGGCAAAAGGTGTTCTCTATTTCAGACAGTCTTTGCTCCTCCTCAG GTTGAACTGTCCTGAAGCTGCGATGCGGAGTTTACAATTAGCTCGTCAACATGCATCCAGCGAACATGAAAAGTTGGTGTATGAGGGATGGATCTTATACGACACAGGCCACTGTGAGGAAGGGCTCCGTAAAGCTGAAGAATctatcaaaattgaaagatcCTTTGAGGCCTTTTTCTTGAAAGCATATGCACTGGCAGACTCTAGCCAAGATCCGTCCTGTTCCTCAACTGTTGTTTCTCTCCTAGAAGACGCCTTGAAGTGCCGCTCAGACAGGTTGCGGAAAGGCCAG GCGCTAAATAACCTTGGAAGTGTTTATGTTGACTGTGCGAAGTTAGAGTTGGCAGCTGATTGCTACATTAATGCTCTTAAGATCAGGCATACCCGAGCCCACCAGGGCCTTGCTAGGGTTCATTTTCTCAAAAACGACAAGGCCGGTGCCTATGAAGAAATGACCAAACTGATTGAGAAAGCCCGGAATAATGCATCTGCCTATGAGAAAAGATCTGAATACTGTGATCGTGAACTCACAAAGACAGATCTGGAGATGGTCACCCAATTAGATCCACTTCGGGTATACCCTTACAGATATAGAGCTGCAG TGTTGATGGATAGCCACAAAGAAAAAGAGGCAATTGCAGAACTATCGAAGGCAATTGCATTCAAAGCCGATCTCCACCTTTTGCACTTGAGGGCTGCATTCCATGAGCACACTGGGAATGTCATGGGTGCACTGCGAGACTGTCGAGCTGCTCTTTCTGTCGACCCAAACCATCAAGAGATGCTGGAGCTTCACAGCCGTGTAAACAGCCATGAGCCATGA
- the LOC133736453 gene encoding COP9 signalosome complex subunit 3-like encodes MREACTSAAFSKEQASALVLPTARFINSCDKVQIQLAPEKLVSVCRRFKDHVMQLEAPLRGVAPMLTCRMPINDSFSFCVGKT; translated from the exons ATGAG GGAAGCATGCACTTCTGCTGCATTTTCAAAGGAGCAAGCTAGTGCGCTGGTGTTGCCCACTGCCAGATTTATCAATTCTTGTGATAAGGTGCAAATTCAATTGGCACCTGAGAAAT TGGTAAGTGTTTGCAGGAGGTTCAAAGATCATGTTATGCAGCTTGAAGCCCCATTGAGAGGAGTGGCACCAATGTTGACGTGCCGAATGCCCATAAATGACTCTTTTTCCTTTTGTGTAGGGAAGACGTAA
- the LOC133736451 gene encoding uncharacterized protein LOC133736451 encodes MSSARNTMTGMDSESIKKYLFQTAMKSQWEEVVRAYRQNEWADKTRITKSGDTALHIAVLDGQEERVEELVNLVSKKELALALEIQNERGDTPLHLAAAQGNVRMCECIAKGRASLVDILNKDKETPLFLAACHGKKDAFLCLHYICSTRDKPHPNYNYCRRGDGETILHCAIAGDYFDLAFQIIALYKDLVNYVNEAGFSPLHLLASKPSAFKSGSPLRPWRIIIYHCILVDELKVEEERHFRQRVINTINSEKAPKYPKNYKTCINFLLVFWKMAQALVTHKEVDQTNIHVGKGSTDPKNPEPKGGNPGDCNACFDYVDPENPEPKGGNPGHYNACFDYVKLLSKAMLIVLGIGSTEIRKIRNKKEKHKWAVQIMDKLLESASMYEYEDSGMNPQAATISPHKDDETRPYKISDGGDQITLGSIEEQSMALPPSTTDQQNENKGNNGTNGQEQKRVIGEGSLPPEVKKNKNPEMEKKETPILIAAKNGVTEMVEKILELFPVAIHDLNAQKKNIVLLAVENRQPHVYQLLLKRRIMKESVFCQVDEDGNSALHLAAKLGEYKPWLIPGAALQMQWEIKWYEFVKNSQNSMSFHFFVRYNQKSQTARDIFTETHTEIVKDGGNWLANTSQSCSVVAALIATVAFATASTVPGGTKEENGKPTLENQPAFDVFGIASLVALCFSVTAMVMFLAILTSRYQERDFGKELPRKLLFGLTSLFLSIASMLVSFCAGHFFVLKDELKYAAFPVYAITCLPVSFFAIAQFPLYVDLVWATFKKVPQRSYKD; translated from the exons ATGTCTTCTGCCAGAAATACCATGACCGGCATGGACAGTGAGAGCATCAAGAAATACTTGTTCCAGACAGCCATGAAAAGCCAATGGGAAGAAGTTGTCCGAGCATATAGGCAAAACGAGTGGGCTGACAAGACAAGGATCACCAAGTCAGGTGACACAGCATTGCACATAGCAGTGTTAGATGGCCAAGAGGAACGTGTTGAAGAACTAGTAAACCTGGTTTCCAAAAAGGAGCTGGCGCTGGCGCTGGAAAtccaaaatgagcgaggggacACCCCTCTCCATTTGGCTGCAGCACAGGGGAATGTGAGAATGTGCGAATGCATTGCCAAAGGTCGTGCTTCTTTGGTTGATATTCTCAACAAAGATAAAGAGACCCCTCTCTTCTTGGCTGCTTGCCATGGTAAAAAAGATGCCTTCTTGTGTCTCCACTACATTTGTAGTACTCGTGACAAGCCTCATCCAAACTACAATTACTGTAGGAGGGGTGATGGGGAGACTATCTTGCATTGTGCAATTGCTGGGGACTACTTTG ATTTGGCATTTCAGATAATAGCTCTGTATAAAGATCTAGTTAATTATGTTAATGAAGCTGGGTTTTCACCTCTCCATCTTCTGGCGAGTAAGCCTTCCGCTTTCAAAAGTGGTAGCCCCCTTAGACCTTGGAGAATAATCATTTACCACT GTATATTGGTCGATGAGCTGAAGGTGGAAGAAGAACGTCACTTCCGTCAGCGGGTAATTAATACAATTAACTCTGAAAAGgctccaaaatacccaaaaaacTACAAAACCTGCATCAACTTCTTGCTAGTGTTCTGGAAGATGGCTCAAGCATTAG TTACTCATAAAGAAGTCGACCAAACGAATATTCATGTAGGAAAAGGATCTACAGATCCAAAGAACCCTGAACCTAAAGGAGGAAATCCAGGTGATTGCAATGCCTGCTTTGATTATGTAGATCCAGAGAACCCTGAACCTAAAGGAGGAAATCCAGGTCATTACAATGCCTGCTTTGATTATGTCAAGCTTTTATCAAAGGCAATGCTGATTGTTCTTGGAATAG GGTCTACGGAGATACGGAAGATAAGgaacaagaaagaaaagcacAAATGGGCTGTTCAGATCATGGACAAGCTACTAGAAAGTGCTTCGATGTATGAATATGAAGACAGTGGTATGAACCCGCAGGCAGCAACAATATCGCCCCACAAGGACGATGAAACAAGGCCTTACAAAATTTCCGATGGTGGCGACCAAATCACCCTCGGAAGCATTGAAGAACAATCAATGGCACTTCCTCCTAGTACTACTGATCAACAAAACGAAAACAAAGGAAACAACGGAACCAACGGTCAAGAACAAAAAAGAGTCATTGGAGAAG GGTCACTGCcgccagaagtgaagaagaataaaaacccTGAGATGGAAAAGAAGGAAACACCGATATTGATTGCTGCGAAGAATGGCGTCACTGAAATGGTCGAGAAGATCCTAGAGCTTTTTCCAGTGGCCATCCATGACCTTAATGCACAGAAAAAGAATATAGTTCTGTTGGCTGTGGAGAACAGGCAACCCCATGTGTACCAACTCTTGCTAAAGAGAAGGATCATGAAAGAAAGCGTTTTCTGCCAAGTGGATGAAGATGGCAATAGTGCATTACACCTTGCAGCAAAGTTGGGAGAATACAAGCCTTGGCTAATTCCCGGTGCTGCCTTGCAAATGCAATGGGAAATCAAGTGGTATGAG TTCGTGAAAAACAGTCAAAACTCAATGTCGTTCCACTTCTTCGTCCGCTACAACCAGAAAAGCCAAACCGCAAGGGACATCTTCACCGAAACCCACACCGAGATCGTTAAAGACGGCGGCAATTGGCTGGCCAACACCTCCCAGTCGTGCTCCGTAGTCGCCGCCCTCATCGCCACCGTCGCCTTCGCCACCGCATCCACCGTCCCCGGCGGCACAAAAGAGGAAAACGGCAAGCCCACCCTCGAAAACCAGCCGGCTTTCGACGTTTTCGGCATCGCCTCCCTCGTCGCCCTTTGCTTCTCCGTCACTGCAATGGTGATGTTCCTGGCCATTCTGACGTCACGGTATCAGGAGAGGGACTTCGGGAAAGAGCTGCCGAGGAAGCTCCTTTTTGGCCTGACGTCGCTGTTTTTGTCCATCGCTTCGATGCTGGTATCGTTTTGCGCCGGACACTTCTTCGTGCTGAAAGATGAGCTGAAATACGCGGCGTTTCCGGTTTATGCAATAACGTGTTTGCCGGTGTCGTTTTTCGCCATAGCGCAGTTTCCGTTGTACGTTGATCTGGTGTGGGCTACGTTTAAGAAGGTGCCACAGCGGAGTTACAAG GACTGA